The window GCCTTCATCAACAACACCGAGAGCGACGTCGTCATCTCGATCTACGTCGAGACGGTGACCAACTCCGATGAGCACGAGGAAATGATTCCTGCAAAGGGCTCGTTCACCGTGACGCTCATCCGAGCAGAACCTGTCACGTTCGTCTCGGCCGGTGAGGCATCCGGTAGCAGTGACGCACTGGTCAACTGGGCGCCAGACTACTCCGGCTGTCCTAACGGGCCGGCCGTCACCCCGCCCACCGGCGGAGTTGGCGACAGCCAGCAGATTGAGCGACCTGCACCCAGTGCAGATTTGAACTCAGACCTGAATGTCGCCTAAGCTCTATCCCTGAACCGCTGGGTAGTTCAGGGGTCGAACCCCGGTAAGCTAGCCAATAGCTTGCCGGGGTAATTTTTTTAATCTAAGCCACCAGCCTTAATAATATCGGCATATATTCTAGCGCTTGGTCGCACCGTCCGACGCATCGTCTTCCGATCCACTGCTACCAAACCAAACTTGGGCCAATATCCCTTGTCCCATTCAAAATTGTCCAGCAAAGCCCAATATATAAAGCCCTGCACATTCACGCCGGCTCGCATGGCCGAATGCACATTACGCAATAGCTCTTTTATATACCAAGCACGACTCTCATCCTGTCCATCAGCTAGGCCACACTCTGTAATAATTACTGGTTGCTTAGGATAGCGTGCGCCAATCATTTTTAATAATTCCTGCATCCCCTCTGGATGTAAGCCCCAGCCCATGTCGGACGGGTTCTGATCCGAGATTCGCCAATGCAAGCCACGCAAGGTAAATTTAAAATAATAATTCAAGCCAATATAATCTTGGTAAGCTTTAATTTGATCTAAAAAATAATAATTCCCAAACCAGTTTTGCATACCAGCTAAAACCGGTGTCAATAATCTGCCATCGGCGGCATACCACATCATATTTTTAGAAATCCCCACTTTGGCTTTTGGAGAATGCCTCTTAATAGCCTTGTAGGCTCGAATGTGAGCTCGAGGCATTAGTGATGTATATGCCATAAACGCCGCTGCAATATTCTTTTGCTGTGGTGGCCAAAATCCCAACCAATACGAAAAACTAGCAAAAACCTCCGGCTCATTCATGGTGCACCAGTAGCGTACATCATGGCCAAATTCCTTTGCCATACGCTCGGCGTAGTGCTCAAAATCAGTAATGGTCTTAGGATTAGTAAAGCCACCCTGATCTTCCACCCACTTTGGCAATGAAAAATGCCATAACGTAACCAGTGGTTCAATTCCGCGCCGATGAAGTGCCGTGATGACTCGACGATAATGCTCAATTGCCGAGCTATCAAAAACACCACGCTGAGGCTGAATACGACTCCACTCGAAAGAAAAACGATGGGCATTATGATGCAAGGTGCGGGCAATATCAAAATCTTTTTCGTACCGATTAAAGTGATCCACACCTCGCCCAGAAATATAATTTTCAGCCGTAATGGCTTCATCTTTAATGCGATACCAATGCACTGCTGGAGTGTCGAAAGCTTTTTTAGATCCTCGCGCTAATGCTGTAGCGTGCTTTTTTTCCCATTCGGTCCAATTATTATCCTGATGACCCTCAACTTGGTGCGAACTTGTGGCAGCTCCCCACAAAAAGTTCTTTGGAAACTGCAGGTGTGGTGATTTATTAGACATATACCCATTATTATACTTGTCAGTGGACATAACTTCGAGTTAGCATAAACATAATACCCTCAAAAACCAGGAGGAGGCGCACCTTGTCTAAACGTAAGCGACGCCCCTATGCCCGTTTTAGCGTCAAGGCAACTCGGCGTAACCTAACTAAGTTACTGGAACTCGACTTAAACGTTCATCATATACACTACCCACGTCGTGCCTATGAAGCCGATCCGATCGCCAAACAATTTCGCGAGCTCCCCTGCCAACGCGTTATTACTGAGGTTAGCGACCACACCGCCCTGCACCGCAATCAGCCACAGCCCAATATGCCAACTCATCGGCAGATGGTAGCCGTTATCAACAACTGCTCCAACTCTGGTTGTGATCGACAGGGCTGCACTAAGCCGATTAAGCTCGCTTGCGACCCGACACGAATAGACTTGGCCACTTTGCCGGCAACAGTAGTGGCAATCCGTCCATTTACGTAATTTTTTTCAATACCCCGCTGCATCAGTCGTGTGGGGTAATTTATCGATCAGTTTATGCGCTCATAACAAAACCCTTATGGTATAATTTAGCTCAAGATGCAGATTGCCTCGATTAAAGCCTACCAGGTACTCGACTCGAGGGGGGAGCCGACAATCCGCGTTCGTATGGAATCCGCCAGTGGTAACCATGCGCGGTTTGATGCGCCCAGCAGTTTGTCGGTTGGAGTGCGCGAGGCCAAAGAGCGTCGTGATAATGCTGGTGGTGGTTACGACGGCAATACTGTTACTGGCAATATTGAAGCTATTGAAAATATCATTGCGCCAAAATTTATTGGTTACCCCCTAGCCCATCAAGCTGACTTTGACACTCTCCTCAATGCCCTCGATGGTACGCCGGATAAATCCAACCTGGGTAGCAACACCTTAACTGCTATGAGTGGAGCCTACTTCCTGCTTTCCTGCTACGAGCAAGATAAAGAAGTTTGGCGTGCCACCGCCGATATTCTTGGCACTACACCAGATATGCCTCGACTATATGCCAATTTAGTGTCGGGCGGTGCCCATGCTCCAGGTTTGGATGTGCAGGAATTTATGATTGTACCTAAGAGTACCGATCCTGCCGCCTCGCTTGAACTAATTTATAGCGTGCACCATACAGCCAAGCAAATTTTCCGCTCACTCTATGGTCCTAGCGTTGAACTAGTTTCTGAAGAAGGATCGATGGCGCCAATTGGCATTGCCACCGAAACTGTGCTGGAAGCTTTTGAGCAACTTTCCCGACGCTACAATCAGGCCTATCAAATCGCCCTCGACATGGCCGCCTATAATCTCTTCCAGGACGGACAATACACTCTGGGCGGTCAGGCTATCTCAATGGATCAGCTGGGCGCTACTTATATGCAGTGGGATCAGCGCTTCCCAATTCTTTCCATTGAAGATCCGTTCGCAGAAAATGATATTGAGGGATTAAAATACCTACTCACCCAACCGAGTCGTAAATTTATGGCTATTGGCGATGCCACAACCGCAACTGCAGCTGGCCGGATTGCCGAGCTTGGCCAGCAACGACTAATTGGCGGAGCAGTCATTAAGCCCGATCAAACCGGCACAATTACCGAAATGCTAGATGCCATTCGGGCTGCTCTGCAATCTGGCGTGAAGGTAATTCTAGCTCATCGATCAGGCGAAACAAACGATACTTATCTAGCTGATATTGCTTATGGCGTTGGAGCTTTTGGACTCAAGGCTGGAGCGCCTGTGCGCGGTGAGCGAGTGGCAAAATATAATCGGCTAATAGAAATTGCCGATGATATCCGACCGCCAGCTCAGCCGGTGCAACAAAATACAACAGCCGCAGTTAATCCAGGCCTAGCTCCACTACCTCCTCAGAGTCCACCGCCTACGCCGCAAGCTCCGCCTGTTATGCCAGCGCCATTAGTCAACCAAATGCCCCCTACGCCACAAGCTCCGCCACCAGCACAAACAGCTAGCGCCATACACTTTGATCGACCTCTCTACCCCACACCAGCTCCACCAATCCCTCAGGCCCCGCCACTCACACCAATTCAATCACCTCCGCCCATTCCTGCACCAAGGCCCCAAATTTCACCTAGCGTGAGTGATAGTCAGCCCCTCGCCGAGCCAGGACCAACCGCAAGCTACAATAGCGGCGCCCCTCTTTAAGCGCTAAAATTAAAGACTATCTGTTTACGCTCGAAGAAGATGGCCCCATACAAACTCGGTGCCATACATCGCTATCGGGCTCCATGTTTGCACTATGCATCTGATAAAACTGAGCTGCCTTACTATTTGGATTACAGTACCGCTTTAAACCATTGTTAATTAAAACATTATCGCTAGCTGGTGTATAAATCCAATAGATTAGAAAGATAAAAATAATCATCCAAATAACATTTAAACTAAAACTTAAGAAGAACAACAGCCTATAGGTTCGATCCTGACGCGATAGATGAGCTTCAATTTTATCGCGTCCCACAAATTTATGTAGTTTGGATGTTTTGGGTTTCGATTGAGCTTTCTTTGCCATGATCTTCTCCTACTTTGTTAATGCCATCACTGCAGGCAACTTCTTGCCAGCTAATAGCTCCAGGGCTGCACCACCGCCAGTTGAGATAAATCCAAACTCCTTATGCATACCCAAAGAGTCAATAAATCCAACCGTATCACCACCTCCAATAACCGACAAAGCCCTAGAGCTAGCAATTGTTTTTGCAACTACTGTTGAGGCCGTGCGGAAAGCTTCTTCCTCGGTGTAACCAAGCGTACCATTCCAAAATATTGTTCGAGCATCCTGCAAGGCAACATGTATATTGGTGGTACTAGCCGGACCGATATCAAGCGCCATATCACCATCATCTAACTGCCCAACAGTAACCGTTCGTGTACGCTTCGATGTCGGACTAGATGCCACCACTACATCAACTGGCAAAATAATTTCAATATTCTTATGTTTTGCAGTAGCTAGTATCTCACGGGCAACCGTGAAGCCTTTTTTATCCAGTACACTAGCTTGCATATTATGGCCTTGTGCCGCCAAAAAAGTATTGGCCATCACTCCAGAAATAATAATTGTGTCAGCTTTTTTCATGAGATTTTTCATAAACTCAATCTTGTCAGATATTTTTGCCCCACCAATGATGGCTACAAACGGTTTTTTGGGTGCGGTCATCAAGCTAGATAATGTCACCACTTCGGTCTGCAATAATTTACCAGAAGCATGAGGTAAGAGTTTAGGTACCCCCACCAAAGACGCATGCGCCCGATGAGCTACCGCAAAAGCATCATCTACATATACTTCTGCCAAATCTGCGAGCTGACGCGCAAACTTAGGATCGCCAGCCTCTTCTTCAGCGTGATAACGTAAATTCTCCAATAAAGCTACCTGACCGAAACGCATCTGCAAAACTTTTTCTCGCACCGAATCTCCCACGCAGTCGTGCAAAAATAACACCTCACGCCGTAACAACTTTGAAAGCAATACTGCAACTGGCTCCAGAGAATATTGTGGATCGGACTTACCGTCTGGGCGACCAAGGTGACTCGCTAAAATTATTTTGGCCCGCTGACTGATTAAGTATTGAATAGTTGGCAGAGCTGCCTCAATCCGCAACTCATCTATTACTACACCTTTGTGGAGTGGTACGTTAAAGTCTACTCGTACCAATACGCGCTTATCTCGCACAATCAAATCTTCTAATCTATTCATCACTATCATATTAATTTTCCTCTTGAAGCTGGAAGAGTTGTGCCGGATCAGCATAGCGCCCGTCCCACCGCCCCAGGTTGTTATAAGTAATCATTGCAGCTACCAGTAAGGCAAATATCAATACTCCAATCCGATAATTCTTACTCTTATCTTTACGAATAAGATGGATAATTTTAACAAACCCCGCCCCCAGCAAATAGAAAATGATAAAAATCACCAAAAACATGCCAAGATCAATCAACTGCATACTTCTAGTCTATCGCCTACACGGGGCTTTGTGCAACTTACTTATGCTTAAGCCGAAGCTTCACCTAGTTTACGTCGGATTAATTCCAGGACACCACGAGGAGTTTGATCGGCTTTTATAAGATAATCCGCCCCCATCGACTTAGCTTTTTCAATATCATTTGGATTGTTGGAGTTGGTAAGAAAAACAATTTTAGTACGTGAAAAATCGTAGCCATCATTTTTTAGTTGATTAACCGCTTCAATACCAGTCATCTCGGGCATATTAATATCAACCAAGGCTAGGCGTGGTTGATGCTGCTTAATTAGCGTCACTGCCTCGCGACCATTTACACCCATGGCGATATGGTAACCAGCTTTAGCTAGCTTGACTTGATACATGCGTGAAATAAACGGATCATCTTCAACAACAACGACATCGGCCTTTTCATTGACACTCGGAACATCAGATTTATGCACTTTATCTTCCATGATTAAAAATTATACCGCTTATCCTATCTGATGGCTAGCAACCAACCCCGACCTATATCCTACTAGTAATAAACTTATTAGTATAAAAACCCTGAAAATCCTTGTATCCCTCTTTTCTAATACTAAAAACCCCCTGTTTAATACCAGATTACTCCGTAGCCGCCTCATCACCCACAGCACCAGTCAAATCCTCGCCCGCGGCCTTGACTGGTAACTTAAAGCCAAAGGTCGACCCCTTACCCTCTTCGCTCTCAAAAATAACTTCACCACCCTGATCTTTCGTAACTCTACCAACTAAGAATAAGCCAAGCCCCGTGCCATCAGGGCGAGTCTTTTGAGCATTCGGTGCACGATAAAACTTTTGAAAGAGCTTGGCTTGTTCAGCCTTTGGCACACCAATACCGTTGTCTACTACCCTAAAGCTTACCCAGCCAGCATTAGCTTCGAGATAAACATCCACCTTACCACCATCTCGAGCAGTCGATGAATAATAAATTGCATTGTCCATCAAGTTCATCAAGCACTGCCTGGTCTTACCTTCGTCAATCTGCAAAATTGGCACTGGCTCTTTTGGTACATGAAAATTAATCACCACGTGCTTCATTTCTGCCGCAGTTGCTAGCATACTAATTTCTTCCGGTAAAACTTTATTGAGATCTACATCCGTGCGCTCAATCTTAAATTTACCAGATTGAATACGCGATACATTCAAAAGGTCATCCACTAAGCGCGTCATCCGTGTAGCGGCATCAAAAGACTGCTTGAGTGTTTCCTTCTGCTCTTTTGAAACTCGCCCAAAGTCCCCATCCATCACCATCGAAGTATAGCCCCGCACAGCCGTTAATGGCGTACGTAATTGATGTGAAGCCATCGAGATAAACTCATCTTTGGCTTTATCCAGCTCTTTCAATTCTGCGTTGGCATGTCGCAACTCGGCCGTCGCCTGACGAACTTTTTCACGCAATGTTTCGTTAAAGCCCTGAATCTCCTGATATGAACGCGCGTTATTAATTGCAATCGCCAATTCATCAGAAATAATCTGCAAGGTCTGTACATCTTGCGAAGAGAATATATCTCCCGACTGCTTCTCCCCCAGCAAAAGGTACCCCACAAACGCCTCTCTAGTACGCAATGGAAAAACAGCCCGAACGTTGTGGCGATCAAGAATATCTCGTTTTTGGGCATCTACTACCTCATCTACCAGCGTCACACCCTTATTAAACCGTGTAAGTTCCGGTGCATGATAGAGCTGCTGGATTTTATTAGCATGGGTTTGATAAAAAATACCATCTTCACCCATCACCACAATATTACTATTGGCTAGATGTATCTGCGCATCAAGTATTTTTAGCACCTTGGCGGAAAGTTTTTCTAATAAAATTTCTGATGCTAATACTCGACCAATGTCTGAAACAAGTTTCTGTGGGTCGTAGCGATCTCGATAAAATACCCTGTCTGTTATCTTCTCGAAAAAGCGCCGAATAGTTGGAAAAGTAAAAGCCAAAACGACGGCCAAAACGACATTAAAGATCTGACGTGAAAGCTGGGTGGTAAGTACATTTTTTAGCAATACTCCTTGCGCCAAACCAAAGGCCAGAAAAGCGTAGATGAGAGAAAAGGCACCAATCGAGAATACGTAGGCTAGCGAGCGAGCGACGACGGCTCGGATATTGAGTAGCCGGTGACGCACAATAGCAAATGAGCTAAAGGCAACAAAAATAAGCACAAAACTGGGTCCGGTATCCAAAAAACTATTAATCCCAAACAAAATTGCCACTGCATTAGTAAAGATAACTGGCACAAATGCAAGAATAATACCGGTAAAGACATATAAGATCTGTTGACGAAGCATACCTCTGGCTTTACGGTAGCTTGTGCCAAGTACGATTAGACCACCACCTACACATAGCAACAGATATGCCAACAGCGGGATGTAGAGTGGGCCTACGACTAGATTATTCTGGCCGGCTGTTATGGATGTGGCGTTCAAATTAGTTGGCGCCAAAAACGTAAAACTAAGCGACGCAACCGCCAAGGCAACAATTAGCCACGGTCGCTTTTTCGGACTAGGTTGAAAACTCAAGCTTAATAAGAGAAAAAATGAGGCACTCAGAACAGCGGGTATAACTGCCAGACGCGACCACAACAATGCAGACGTATCTCGTGTCGCAATCGAGGCTAAAAAATTCGTCAAAAGCCACAGACTTGCCGAAAAGTTGAAGCAAGCTAGCAGTCGGTTTTGGTAACCCTTTGAATTCGCTAGTATGACGATAAGCCCCAGCACGCCAATAGCGACAATGCTAAAGATATACAACACATTGGAAAACATAAACTCATTATATAGTAAAAGAATGGGGAGGTCTCATAAGACCTCCCCATATACTGGAGCCGAGATCATGCCCTCAGTGGCCCACGCGTAAAACGCGGGATCACAGTCATGCATATTCTTCTCAAACTCCAGCAGATCCATGATGTAGGGCGGGATTGCCCAATCATGAAAGCCGATATCGCCACATTGCTCGAAGGTAGTATGAATGGCGGTATTGAGAAACTCAGTCCTCTCTGCCTCCATCACGATACCCCAGTGGGTTACCCCCAAACCTCGAGAAGTCTGGAAGGCTGCCCGGTACAACTCGAGTGCGATATTGGCAGATCGGCTCGCCTCAACTACAACCACCGTACCAAGCTCCTCAAGTTGCCCCGTGTGAAAAAGTGCCATCGGGACTTCCGGATGCCAGAGCTGGCAGTCGGTAATGAATGGCGGCAAATGCCGACCGGCGCCGATCATGCGCAACGCCCCGATGCAGATGTCACCGTCAAACGCGCCGAAAACGCGGCTCTGGTCGTCGAACTGGCGGTAGTCGTAGGGGTAGTTCTCCTCGCGGAAGATCTTCTCCTCAACAGCCAGTGCGGCCTCACGCTCAGCACCCTCGACCAATCGCACCTGAATGTCGGTCATCTTGATTCCTTTCCGCTCAACGTGAGCGAGTCGATTTGCGCACAAAGCGCATTCGGATAGCTGACAACTTCTCTCGCATTCGGTCCACCTTCGCGGCAAGCCGCAACAGTAGACCATGGCCCAACTGATATTTGAACACCAGCGTGAGCGCAACCATGAAGGCGATGCTGGACGGGATGAGCCACTGGGGAAAGTTACGCCCCCACACCAGCACGTAAATGTACGGTGCGAAGGTTACAACGCGGTTGTACCAGATGGCTCGCCGAAAAGCGACCTTGTCGCTGCACCGATAAGAGCGCACGAGCAAGTACCACGAATACCATACCTGAGGCCAAGTAATGAGGTATAAAGCAATGAAAATGGCGGGGTTAACCGCATAGTAGTCGGCCCTATCTAGGAGGCCATTCCAGAAATCGTGAAGCATGGCTACTCCTTATTTGAGGTACTTTTCACGAATAGGTATATGATTATATCATATTTATTCATTTTTTACAATATTTATTTGTCAAAAATTGCCCTTGGAGGCTTGAAGCCATTAAAGCCATTTGCAAGCGCATTCGTGTATGCTCCAACATCATAAAAACGCAATTTATCGCCTAATTTTAGGTCATGAGGTAGCCGCACAGAAGTTGTAATTGTATCAATACTGTCACAGGTTGGTCCCGCTAAAACATAGCTTGCCTGCTTTGTTGACTTATTCTCAAGTGCCTCAACCCGATACTGAATGTTGCCCTGGAAGTTCATTGCTTCAAAAAGTGCATTATATGTTCCAGCGTCTAGGTAAAGCCAGGTCCCTCCACGCCGCACTGTCCGATGAATAATACTAGTAGTTAACGTTGCCACATTTGCCACCATGAATCTTCCCGGCTCAGCGAAAACAACTGGAATTTTGAGTGAGCGAACATATGGCCTGATCACTTTTGCTATGTCTAAGAGGCTGGGTGCCTTCATATTGCGATACCCGTAAGGAAATCCACCCCCTAGATCCAGGGCTTCTATTTCTATTCCCTGTGCACGTAGTACACCCTGTATTCTCTTCACTTTCTCAAGTGCATATTTCCACGTATTGAGCTTGAGCGACTGCGAGCCAACATGAAAACTCAGTCCATAAAAGCGCAAACCTGCCTCTTGGGCTTTCTTCACTAAAGCCAGAGCTTGTCGCTCTTCTGCTCCAAACTTATCTTGCAATGAAAATACGCTCCCACGTTCGTAAACACGAAGACGCAAAAGCACCGAAGCTCCAGGTGCACCTTTTGAAATCTTCGAGATTTCTTCTGCAGAATCATAGGCAAAGACCGTTATACCTTTCCTATGAGCGAATTCAATGTCTCCTGGTATTTTAACCGGATTACTAAAAATTATTTCCCTTGGATCAACATCATTCGCAATTAATAGCGCTATCTCACTTTTAGACGCAACTTCAAAGCCCGACCCTAATCCCTGTAAAGTTTTCACTACTTCCGGCATTGGATTGCTTTTAAGCGCGTATCTCAAAGCAATACCAGGTAAGGCCTTCTCAAAAACACTATAATTCTTATGGATTTTTTCTAAGTCATACGAATAATATGGAGTTTTTTCTGCAAGATTCATCTCTTCATACTCTACAATTTTCCCGATAAAAATACTAGAATATAACTAATGTGTAGTGCTAGGCACAATAGTATTGACTATACTTAGCATAACTGTTATAATATACACATAATTCAATCTTTCTATGGATACAACACAATCACGAAAAAACATTGGCTTCCCCGCAAAGCGTAGCGACTGGAACAAAACTCCAGCCGTTTTTGATGACCACACGCTTAAAATTTCCGGACACCCCGTTATGGAAGACTGGGAAGACGGCTATATGAAGCGCCTTGCCCAAATTGCAACTATGCAGGGTGGTCGAGTGCTGGAGCTTGGTTTCGGTATGGGTATCTCAGCGGGCTACATACAAAGCTCAGAAAACCTCAAAGAGCATATAGCTATAGAATGCCACCCGGATGTGATCAAGAATGCCGTTTCTATGTATCCTGATCAAATAGCAAGTGGCAAAATGCATCTTATGTCTGGTTTTTGGGAAGATATTACTCCACTACTTAAGGATAGTAGCTTTGACGGTATTCTTTTTGATACGTACCCACTAACAGAAAAAGAGATTCATGGTAATCACTTCTGGTTCTTCGAAGAGGCATATCGACTCCTGAAAAAAGGCGGGGTACTCACCTACTATTCTGATGAGGCAACTAAATTCTCAGAAAAACATCTATTGCGCCTTAAAGCTGCCGGATTTCATGATATTACTTATGAAGTAGTTGACGTCGATCCTCCAGCTGATTGTGAATATTGGCAAGATAAAACAATCATTGCTCCAATTGTAGCGAAATAGTAGAACTCATTAATACTTTGACCCCGTGCAAGCAAGCTCTGCTCGCCTGATCAAATTCGCTAATGCCTGAGGGGAGCCATGTTACTCAAACACCCTCTAATTCCGCTAACAAACTTTCTTCAGTCATATCTTCAGCTTGGGTGACGACCGAAAGTAGCCAATGTGCTTCTTTAGCTGATAAATACTTTTTGGCCACTACGCGCATATCTTCTATCGTAACTGAATCTAGCTCGGCATAATATTCAGCTGGCGATTGTAATTTCCGCCTATGACATAATTCGTCAAAATACCAGTTGAGAAAATCACTCGAGCGCTGCAGGCCTCCCTCTTGAGAGTTCATTATTTGACCTTTAGCCCGCGCAAACGCAACTTCATCAATCTCGCCATCCGCAATCGATTGTACATACGTAAAACATTTCTGCAAAAGATGCTCTAGATTTTTATGTGGAACTTGGTCAGAAAAGCCAAACCCACTATGCTCCGATTGATTCATCACAAACGCTCGAATGCCGTAGGTTAAGCCAGCTTCGCGCAGTTCACGTTGCATAACAGAACCCAAGCCACCTGCCAGATATGTTCGCAAAACTCGTCTTGTGGCCAGTGTTTGATCATCTAAATAAGGTACGTAGAAGCGCAGATCAAACGTTGATACATCTTGTGCGGTTGCTCGCGAAACAATAATATTCTTTTTCGAAATACGATTTAGCTGAGGTTTATAAAAACTATGCTTTCCTTGAGGTGCATATTTTA is drawn from bacterium and contains these coding sequences:
- a CDS encoding glycoside hydrolase family 1 protein: MSNKSPHLQFPKNFLWGAATSSHQVEGHQDNNWTEWEKKHATALARGSKKAFDTPAVHWYRIKDEAITAENYISGRGVDHFNRYEKDFDIARTLHHNAHRFSFEWSRIQPQRGVFDSSAIEHYRRVITALHRRGIEPLVTLWHFSLPKWVEDQGGFTNPKTITDFEHYAERMAKEFGHDVRYWCTMNEPEVFASFSYWLGFWPPQQKNIAAAFMAYTSLMPRAHIRAYKAIKRHSPKAKVGISKNMMWYAADGRLLTPVLAGMQNWFGNYYFLDQIKAYQDYIGLNYYFKFTLRGLHWRISDQNPSDMGWGLHPEGMQELLKMIGARYPKQPVIITECGLADGQDESRAWYIKELLRNVHSAMRAGVNVQGFIYWALLDNFEWDKGYWPKFGLVAVDRKTMRRTVRPSARIYADIIKAGGLD
- a CDS encoding phosphoglycerate kinase encodes the protein MNRLEDLIVRDKRVLVRVDFNVPLHKGVVIDELRIEAALPTIQYLISQRAKIILASHLGRPDGKSDPQYSLEPVAVLLSKLLRREVLFLHDCVGDSVREKVLQMRFGQVALLENLRYHAEEEAGDPKFARQLADLAEVYVDDAFAVAHRAHASLVGVPKLLPHASGKLLQTEVVTLSSLMTAPKKPFVAIIGGAKISDKIEFMKNLMKKADTIIISGVMANTFLAAQGHNMQASVLDKKGFTVAREILATAKHKNIEIILPVDVVVASSPTSKRTRTVTVGQLDDGDMALDIGPASTTNIHVALQDARTIFWNGTLGYTEEEAFRTASTVVAKTIASSRALSVIGGGDTVGFIDSLGMHKEFGFISTGGGAALELLAGKKLPAVMALTK
- a CDS encoding response regulator — protein: MEDKVHKSDVPSVNEKADVVVVEDDPFISRMYQVKLAKAGYHIAMGVNGREAVTLIKQHQPRLALVDINMPEMTGIEAVNQLKNDGYDFSRTKIVFLTNSNNPNDIEKAKSMGADYLIKADQTPRGVLELIRRKLGEASA
- a CDS encoding type III PLP-dependent enzyme; its protein translation is MNLAEKTPYYSYDLEKIHKNYSVFEKALPGIALRYALKSNPMPEVVKTLQGLGSGFEVASKSEIALLIANDVDPREIIFSNPVKIPGDIEFAHRKGITVFAYDSAEEISKISKGAPGASVLLRLRVYERGSVFSLQDKFGAEERQALALVKKAQEAGLRFYGLSFHVGSQSLKLNTWKYALEKVKRIQGVLRAQGIEIEALDLGGGFPYGYRNMKAPSLLDIAKVIRPYVRSLKIPVVFAEPGRFMVANVATLTTSIIHRTVRRGGTWLYLDAGTYNALFEAMNFQGNIQYRVEALENKSTKQASYVLAGPTCDSIDTITTSVRLPHDLKLGDKLRFYDVGAYTNALANGFNGFKPPRAIFDK
- a CDS encoding methyltransferase domain-containing protein, with protein sequence MDTTQSRKNIGFPAKRSDWNKTPAVFDDHTLKISGHPVMEDWEDGYMKRLAQIATMQGGRVLELGFGMGISAGYIQSSENLKEHIAIECHPDVIKNAVSMYPDQIASGKMHLMSGFWEDITPLLKDSSFDGILFDTYPLTEKEIHGNHFWFFEEAYRLLKKGGVLTYYSDEATKFSEKHLLRLKAAGFHDITYEVVDVDPPADCEYWQDKTIIAPIVAK
- a CDS encoding insulinase family protein, with amino-acid sequence MAAYLDHAIVQDEIFPGVPLTIIQTPGKAMVHFMTIVNSGFNLAPKHQYELPHLLEHLAFEGNSTYPSGKTMSIELETAGIYHNAATSPGFNWYEFSGPQASLGLIQKHVIAQLYTPLFAEKSITQQKQVIHNELHRNREEDGYLVWENISQALWGDITSTINDRIVKLPKISRQDILDFYHQYYILQNLHFVVCGDISNSAIKKLKQQFRLGLKYAPQGKHSFYKPQLNRISKKNIIVSRATAQDVSTFDLRFYVPYLDDQTLATRRVLRTYLAGGLGSVMQRELREAGLTYGIRAFVMNQSEHSGFGFSDQVPHKNLEHLLQKCFTYVQSIADGEIDEVAFARAKGQIMNSQEGGLQRSSDFLNWYFDELCHRRKLQSPAEYYAELDSVTIEDMRVVAKKYLSAKEAHWLLSVVTQAEDMTEESLLAELEGV